The Silvanigrella paludirubra genome contains a region encoding:
- a CDS encoding iron-siderophore ABC transporter substrate-binding protein translates to MTINKYKIIFYILTFLMMSCSFANVHEKRDIAIQIDELKIDYSEKRIIALSLSAIEMLDIMGIKPVGISLTGSQSLPYYLASKMKNVEIVGSVANPSLERIQSLKPDLIIIDRIYEEQKEIVNKLNKIAPVLNIRSEDYKSTLNVLKKIGQVFKKDKETTHFINKFNKSIYEVKQNSTNKKRTILAIYITNNKIWAWTDKSFLASLLQEINVDYAFKEKSNSPYKDLTELNFEKILEIDPDKILVFEDPAKDIIPFLEKNSIWKNLKSVKNKNISVVNRDIWSRSRGPLAAEVIVKTMENDTK, encoded by the coding sequence ATGACAATAAATAAATATAAAATAATTTTTTACATTTTAACTTTTTTAATGATGTCATGTTCTTTTGCGAATGTTCATGAAAAAAGAGATATTGCAATTCAAATAGATGAATTAAAAATTGACTATAGTGAAAAGCGAATCATAGCTTTAAGTTTATCAGCAATTGAAATGTTAGATATAATGGGAATAAAACCAGTGGGTATTTCTTTAACAGGTTCCCAATCTTTACCTTATTATCTTGCTTCTAAAATGAAAAATGTTGAAATTGTAGGAAGTGTAGCTAATCCAAGTCTAGAACGTATTCAATCATTAAAGCCAGATTTAATAATAATTGATCGCATATATGAAGAGCAAAAAGAAATTGTAAATAAGTTAAATAAAATAGCTCCTGTTTTAAATATACGATCTGAAGATTATAAAAGTACTTTAAATGTTTTAAAGAAAATTGGGCAGGTCTTTAAAAAAGATAAGGAAACAACACATTTTATAAATAAATTTAATAAATCAATTTATGAGGTAAAGCAAAACTCAACAAATAAAAAAAGAACTATTTTAGCAATTTATATAACAAATAATAAAATTTGGGCTTGGACAGATAAATCGTTTTTGGCATCACTCTTACAAGAAATAAATGTGGATTATGCTTTTAAAGAAAAAAGTAATTCTCCATATAAGGATTTAACGGAATTAAATTTTGAAAAAATTTTAGAAATAGATCCTGATAAAATTCTTGTCTTTGAAGATCCAGCTAAAGATATCATTCCCTTTTTAGAAAAAAATTCGATTTGGAAAAATTTAAAATCTGTAAAAAATAAAAATATATCTGTTGTAAATAGGGATATTTGGTCAAGAAGTCGTGGTCCACTTGCGGCAGAGGTTATCGTAAAAACTATGGAAAATGATACAAAATGA
- a CDS encoding MFS transporter → MQNAISDKNYKLFIGGSFFSLLGDYIGLAALNWFVWKSSNSVLSLSILNFARLIPALFIGYLGGYLCDKYNPKKILISLYITTLTLNIILFILISLNEFQILFISALVFIKGIFSEMEPAVRNSYLPFLVPPQFIYSAVSLYSTVLNISGVLGPAIAGYALIKLSPNYLYLTQVIGQGIILISILYLPIKYLKIDKNRVELIKYDYKYIFNFLKNKKDLLFIFISGCLSMFFIYPYIPMMSAFASLNNNNGPEIYGNFLMISALGCIIGSSFVSFLNKKIQIHFIFISIVLSSIMLMIIGYSKELIVIALGLFFIGFFSQFARTMNRIYFQIHAPEKIRGRLISISLCDRGFIPLGVLFSGFLSELYSISNVFIFLGLSCFIFLITLMFVFYFFEKRYLINDNK, encoded by the coding sequence TTTCGGATAAAAACTATAAGTTATTCATAGGAGGAAGTTTTTTTTCTCTTTTAGGCGACTATATTGGTCTGGCTGCATTAAATTGGTTTGTTTGGAAATCATCAAATTCTGTTCTAAGTTTAAGCATTTTAAATTTTGCAAGGTTAATACCAGCTTTATTTATTGGATACTTAGGTGGTTATTTATGCGATAAATATAATCCCAAAAAAATATTAATTTCGTTATATATTACAACATTAACTTTAAATATTATTTTATTTATTTTAATATCTCTTAACGAATTCCAAATATTATTTATATCAGCACTTGTTTTTATTAAAGGTATTTTTTCTGAAATGGAACCAGCTGTAAGGAATTCGTATCTACCCTTTTTGGTTCCCCCACAATTTATCTATTCAGCTGTTTCTCTCTATTCTACAGTCTTAAATATTTCAGGTGTTTTGGGCCCTGCAATAGCAGGATATGCTTTAATAAAATTATCACCAAATTATTTATATTTAACTCAAGTCATTGGACAAGGTATTATCTTAATTTCAATTCTATATTTGCCTATTAAATATTTAAAAATAGATAAAAATAGAGTTGAATTAATAAAATATGATTATAAATATATTTTCAATTTTTTAAAAAATAAGAAAGATTTATTATTTATTTTTATATCTGGATGTCTTTCCATGTTTTTTATATATCCTTATATCCCAATGATGTCTGCTTTTGCTAGCTTAAATAATAATAATGGACCTGAAATATATGGTAATTTTTTAATGATATCAGCACTGGGATGTATTATAGGATCAAGTTTTGTTAGTTTTTTAAACAAAAAAATTCAGATTCATTTTATTTTTATATCGATTGTTTTATCGAGCATTATGCTGATGATAATAGGTTATTCTAAAGAATTAATAGTAATTGCTTTAGGACTGTTTTTTATTGGATTTTTTAGCCAATTTGCAAGAACAATGAACCGAATATATTTTCAAATTCATGCTCCAGAAAAAATAAGAGGTAGGTTAATTAGTATCTCTTTATGCGATAGAGGATTTATTCCATTAGGTGTTTTATTCTCAGGATTTTTATCAGAATTATATTCTATCTCAAATGTTTTTATATTTCTTGGTTTAAGTTGTTTTATTTTTCTCATTACTTTGATGTTTGTTTTTTATTTTTTCGAAAAAAGGTATTTAATCAATGACAATAAATAA
- a CDS encoding FecCD family ABC transporter permease, whose product MNFMTLKIQILIPFLLFSLMLSIFFSLQMGTVQIDFSTIIKLWQNSNLSKEYIIIYDIRLPRTLLAALIGANLSVAGVLIQTLSRNPLADPKIMGVSAGAVFVIVALSFFQINISPNYFVPITFLGAFLGGLFVFSFSTIRSISIGKFVLAGVSVSSFLFALSTGMMILLGDSAGMIYSWLAGGFSGVGWHEFKLILPWSILSLVTSFFISKYLNVYILGDEIAKGLGLNLNKLKILLCILIIFLTGCSVSVSGAIGFIGLIIPHITKKVVPQNYFLIIPISAILGAIVLVLSDMFSRYLFMPNEIPVGVLTAFIGCPFFLYLIRKYS is encoded by the coding sequence ATGAATTTTATGACATTAAAAATTCAAATATTAATTCCATTTCTACTTTTTTCTTTAATGTTATCGATATTTTTTAGTTTGCAAATGGGAACAGTTCAGATTGATTTCAGTACCATAATAAAATTATGGCAAAATTCAAATTTAAGCAAAGAATATATTATTATATACGATATAAGGCTCCCAAGAACACTTCTTGCTGCATTAATTGGAGCGAATCTATCTGTTGCAGGTGTTCTTATTCAAACTTTAAGTAGAAACCCATTAGCTGATCCTAAAATAATGGGAGTTTCTGCAGGTGCCGTCTTCGTTATTGTCGCTTTGTCTTTTTTTCAAATAAATATTTCACCAAATTATTTTGTTCCAATTACTTTTTTGGGAGCATTTTTAGGTGGGTTATTCGTATTTAGTTTTTCTACGATAAGAAGTATTTCAATTGGAAAATTTGTTTTAGCGGGAGTTTCGGTTAGCAGTTTTTTATTTGCTTTATCTACGGGTATGATGATTCTTTTAGGTGATAGTGCAGGAATGATATACTCGTGGCTTGCTGGAGGTTTTTCAGGTGTTGGCTGGCATGAATTTAAATTAATATTACCGTGGTCTATTTTATCTTTAGTTACATCTTTTTTTATTTCAAAATATTTGAATGTTTATATTTTAGGAGATGAAATTGCTAAAGGTCTTGGATTAAATTTAAATAAGCTAAAAATTTTACTTTGTATATTAATTATTTTTTTGACAGGTTGTTCCGTTAGTGTTTCTGGAGCCATTGGATTCATTGGTCTTATAATCCCGCATATTACAAAAAAAGTAGTTCCACAAAACTATTTTTTGATCATTCCTATTAGCGCCATTTTAGGAGCAATTGTTTTAGTTTTGTCAGATATGTTTTCTCGTTATCTATTTATGCCAAATGAAATTCCTGTTGGTGTTCTTACTGCATTTATTGGGTGTCCTTTTTTTCTTTATTTAATTCGAAAATATAGTTAA